One window from the genome of Glycine soja cultivar W05 chromosome 12, ASM419377v2, whole genome shotgun sequence encodes:
- the LOC114380003 gene encoding beta-adaptin-like protein C has product MSRNDSKYFSTTKKGEIPELKEELNSQYKDKRKDAVKKVIAAMTVGKDVSSLFTDVVNCMQTENLELKKLVYLYLINYAKSQPDLAILAVNTFVKDSQDPNPLIRALAVRTMGCIRVDKITEYLCDPLQRCLKDDDPYVRKTAAICVAKLYDINAELVEDRGFLDSLKDLISDNNPMVVANAVAALAEIQENSSRPIFELTSSTLSKLLTALNECTEWGQVFILDALSRYKAADAREAENIVERVTPRLQHANCAVVLSAVKMILQQMELITSTDVARNLCKKMAPPLVTLLSAEPEIQYVALRNINLIVQRRPTILAHEIKVFFCKYNDPIYVKMEKLEIMIKLASDRNIDQVLLEFKEYATEVDVDFVRKAVRAIGRCAIKLERAAERCISVLLELIKIKVNYVVQEAIIVIKDIFRRYPNTYESIIATLCENLDTLDEPEAKASMIWVIGEYAERIDNADELLESFLESFPEEPAQVQLQLLTATVKLFLKKPTEGPQQMIQVVLNNATVETDNPDLRDRAYIYWRLLSTDPEAAKDVVLAEKPVITDDSNQLDPSLLDELLVNIATLSSVYHKPPDAFVTRTHSSAQKTEDDDYPEGSETGYSESPGNPANGPASPPSASYSAPASVAPASPPPTAPVPDLLGDLMGTDNSSIVPLDEPATSTGPPLSIVLPTSVGHGFQISAQLTRQDGQIFYSMLFENNTHVPLDGFMIQFNKNTFGLAAAGPLQVPQLQPGTSTRTLLPMVMFQNMSQGPPSSLLQVAVKNNQQPVWYFNDKFSFHVLFTEDGRMERSAFLETWRSLPDSNEVSKDFPDIVIGGVEATLDRLAASNVFFIAKRKNANQDVFYFSAKIPRGIPLLIELTTMAGNPGVKCAIKTPSPEMSAFFFEAIETLLRS; this is encoded by the exons ATGAGTAGAAACGATTCCAAGTACTTCTCCACCACCAAGAAGGGTGAAATCCCTGAGCTCAAAGAAGAGCTCAATTCGCAgtacaag gataaaagaaaagatgcCGTGAAAAAGGTGATTGCCGCAATGACTGTCGGTAAGGATGTCTCGTCATTGTTCACAGATGTGGTGAATTGCATGCAAACAGAGAATTTGGAGCTGAAAAAGTTGGTTTACTTATATCTGATCAATTATGCAAAGAGCCAGCCTGATCTTGCGATACTTGCAGTGAATACATTTGTGAAG GATTCACAAGATCCAAATCCTTTAATTCGTGCCTTAGCTGTACGGACAATGGGCTGTATTCGTGTCGATAAAATTACTGAGTATCTATGTGATCCCCTTCAAAGATGCCTAAAG GACGATGATCCATATGTTCGTAAGACAGCAGCTATTTGTGTTGCAAAGCTTTATGATATAAATGCAGAGTTAGTTGAGGACAGGGGTTTTTTGGATTCTCTGAAGGATTTGATATCTGATAACAATCCAATGGTTGTAGCTAATGCGGTGGCAGCGCTTGCTGAAATTCAGGAAAATAGTAGTAGACCCATCTTTGAGCTCACTAGTAGCACACTCTCAAAGCTCCTCACTGCTTTAAATGAATGTACAGA ATGGGGTCAAGTTTTTATACTGGATGCTCTTTCTAGATACAAGGCAGCTGATGCTCGTGAGGCAGAAAACATAGTAGAAAGAGTTACACCTCGGTTACAGCATGCCAATTGTGCAGTTGTACTATCAGCTGTTAAG ATGATCCTTCAACAAATGGAGCTCATCACCAGTACTGATGTTGCTCGGAATCTTTGCAAAAAGATGGCTCCTCCTCTTGTGACATTACTCTCGGCAGAACCTGAGATACAGTATGTTGCCCTGCGGAATATCAATCTTATAGTACAAAGAAGACCAACAATTCTTGCACATGAAATTAAG GTGTTCTTCTGCAAGTACAATGATCCCATCTATGTGAAAATGGAAAAGTTAGAAATTATGATAAAACTCGCTTCAGACCGAAATATAGATCAG GTTTTATTGGAATTTAAGGAGTATGCTACTGAAGTTGATGTAGATTTCGTTAGAAAAGCTGTTCGTGCAATTGGTCGTTGTGCCATCAAATTAGAAAGAGCAGCTGAAAGATGTATTAGTGTTTTGCTTGAATTGATCAAGATAAAAGTAAATTACGTGGTTCAAGAggctatcattgttatcaaagaTATATTTAGAAGATACCCCAACAC ATATGAGTCCATAATTGCAACACTTTGTGAGAACTTAGATACCCTGGATGAGCCTGAAGCCAAG GCATCGATGATCTGGGTTATTGGTGAATATGCGGAGAGAATTGACAATGCTGATGAGCTTCTTGAAAGTTTCTTGGAAAGTTTCCCTGAAGAACCTGCACAAGTCCAACTACAATTGTTGACAGCTACTGTAAAACTTTTCCTTAAGAAGCCAACTGAAGGCCCACAGCAGATGATTCAG GTTGTTTTGAACAATGCCACTGTGGAAACAGATAATCCTGATTTGCGAGATCGTGCATACATATATTGGCGTCTCCTCTCAACTGACCCTGAG GCAGCTAAGGATGTTGTGTTAGCTGAGAAGCCTGTGATAACTGATGACTCAAACCAACTTGATCCTTCTCTACTTGACGAGCTTCTTGTCAACATTGCTACATTATCTTCTGTCTATCACAAGCCCCCAGATGCATTTGTAACCCGCACACACTCGTCTGCCCAGAAAACCGAAGACGATGACTATCCTGAGGGAAGTGAAACAGGGTATTCTGAGTCACCTGGAAATCCTGCTAATGGCCCTGCTTCACCTCCTAGTGCCAGCTATTCAGCACCTGCGTCTGTTGCACCGGCATCGCCTCCACCTACTGCGCCTGTGCCTGATTTACTTGGTGATTTGATGGGCACAGATAATAGTTCTATTGTTCCTCTTGATGAGCCAGCTACTTCTACTGG ACCTCCATTGTCTATTGTACTTCCCACCTCAGTTGGTCATGGTTTTCAAATCAGTGCACAGCTGACCAGGCAAGATGGTCAAATATTTTACAGCATGTTGTTTGAGAACAATACTCATGTTCCACTTGATGGCTTCATGATTCAATTTAACAAGAACACATTTGGTCTAGCAGCTGCTGGACCCCTCCAG GTTCCACAATTGCAACCTGGAACCTCAACTAGGACACTCCTTCCTATGGTTATGTTCCAGAACATGTCCCAAGGTCCTCCTAGCTCACTTTTGCAGGTTGCTGTAAAAAACAACCAACAGCCTGTGTGgtattttaatgataaattctCATTCCATGTACTTTTTACTGAGGATGGTAGAATGGAACGTTCCGCTTTCTTAGAG ACTTGGAGGTCCCTTCCTGATTCAAACGAGGTTTCCAAGGACTTCCCAGACATTGTGATTGGCGGTGTGGAAGCGACACTGGATCGACTAGCTGCATCAAACGTGTTCTTTATTGCAAAGCGCAAGAATGCAAACCAGGATGTGTTTTACTTCTCAGCTAAGATTCCTCGAGGGATACCATTATTAATTGAACTTACCACAATGGCCGGAAACCCTGGCGTCAAATGTGCAATCAAGACACCAAGCCCTGAAATGTCAGCATTTTTCTTCGAAGCCATCGAGACTCTTCTCAGGAGCTAA